In Gammaproteobacteria bacterium, one DNA window encodes the following:
- a CDS encoding DUF2141 domain-containing protein, whose translation MNNMKSLLPGKLTWPLLLLALSLLSPIAAHADETLNIRPQEAPDACNARSAQVRVTVNNMKAGGVLNVELYDDPDNFLFKKGRKRKVRIPAADGQQKVCMNLEQPGTYAVAVYHDIDANRKLKKRWNLLPEEPFGLSNNPKQQTGFPKFSDSAFTTGKLGADIVIDLQQPLKQ comes from the coding sequence ATGAACAATATGAAATCCTTACTTCCTGGAAAATTGACCTGGCCGCTGTTGCTGCTGGCACTGAGCTTGTTAAGCCCGATAGCAGCGCATGCCGACGAGACACTGAATATCCGCCCGCAAGAAGCGCCCGATGCCTGCAACGCGCGCAGCGCTCAGGTCCGAGTAACGGTGAACAATATGAAAGCCGGCGGCGTTTTGAATGTTGAACTATACGACGATCCGGACAATTTCCTATTCAAAAAAGGGCGCAAGCGCAAGGTCCGCATTCCGGCGGCGGATGGCCAGCAAAAAGTCTGCATGAATCTTGAACAGCCGGGCACTTACGCCGTGGCGGTTTATCACGACATCGACGCTAACCGCAAATTGAAAAAACGCTGGAATTTGCTGCCCGAAGAGCCTTTCGGCCTATCTAACAATCCTAAACAACAGACCGGCTTTCCCAAGTTCAGCGATTCCGCGTTTACCACCGGCAAGCTGGGCGCCGATATCGTCATCGATCTGCAGCAACCGCTCAAACAATAA